Proteins encoded in a region of the Synechococcus sp. BIOS-U3-1 genome:
- the radA gene encoding DNA repair protein RadA, whose translation MPRSSNLYVCQSCGAQTRQFFGRCSSCGSWNSLVEQSAPKDDGRRRRSGGDPAAAPKARRSTSMASLGDQPLQRIGSGYEELNRVLGGGLVPGSLVLVGGDPGIGKSTLLLQSASAIARDRVVLYVSAEESAQQVKLRWQRLTADSSDLQLLAETDLELVLQELEALRPDVAVIDSIQALHDAELSSAPGSVAQVRECAAALQRLAKRQNTVLLLVGHVTKEGALAGPKVLEHLVDAVLTFEGDRFASHRLLRAVKNRFGATHELGVFEMRGQGLEEVSNPSELFLSGERANGVATIVACEGTRPLVVDLQALVSATSYASPRRTATGIAVNRLHQILAVLEKHMGLPLSRFDCYLAVAGGLDVEEPAADLGVAAAVVASFRDLTLPAGTVLLGELGLGGQLRSVGQLELRLQEAVRLGFRRAVVPRGSGLGPVAASLDLELLEAGSITEALVLGLGVNPEDSEA comes from the coding sequence GTGCCCCGATCGAGCAATCTCTACGTCTGTCAGAGCTGTGGTGCCCAGACACGGCAGTTCTTTGGCCGCTGCAGCAGCTGCGGTAGCTGGAATTCTCTGGTGGAGCAATCGGCACCCAAGGACGACGGTCGACGCCGTCGCTCCGGGGGCGATCCCGCAGCCGCACCGAAGGCGCGTCGTTCCACATCGATGGCATCCCTTGGTGATCAGCCCCTTCAGCGGATCGGCAGTGGTTATGAGGAACTGAACCGCGTTCTCGGAGGTGGACTGGTCCCTGGATCACTGGTGCTGGTGGGAGGGGATCCTGGTATCGGCAAGAGCACACTGCTGCTGCAGAGCGCATCGGCTATTGCACGGGATCGTGTGGTGCTCTACGTCAGTGCCGAGGAATCTGCGCAGCAGGTGAAGCTGCGTTGGCAGCGGCTCACTGCTGACAGCAGTGATCTGCAGTTACTGGCAGAGACAGATCTCGAGCTTGTGTTGCAGGAACTCGAGGCTTTGAGGCCAGATGTGGCAGTCATCGACAGCATCCAGGCTTTGCACGATGCCGAACTCTCCAGTGCGCCTGGTTCCGTTGCTCAGGTAAGGGAATGTGCAGCCGCCCTGCAGAGACTGGCAAAGCGCCAGAACACCGTGCTGCTGCTTGTGGGGCATGTCACGAAGGAAGGCGCGCTGGCCGGGCCAAAGGTGCTTGAACACCTGGTGGATGCGGTGCTCACCTTCGAGGGAGACCGCTTCGCCAGCCATCGCCTGCTTCGGGCAGTCAAGAACCGGTTCGGGGCCACCCACGAGCTGGGGGTCTTTGAGATGCGTGGTCAGGGCCTAGAGGAGGTCAGCAATCCCAGTGAGCTGTTCCTGAGTGGAGAGCGGGCCAATGGTGTGGCAACGATTGTTGCCTGTGAAGGCACCCGGCCGTTGGTGGTTGATCTGCAAGCGCTGGTCAGCGCCACCAGCTACGCCAGTCCCCGTCGCACAGCCACCGGTATCGCCGTCAACCGTCTCCATCAGATCCTGGCCGTGCTCGAAAAACACATGGGTTTGCCCCTCTCACGCTTCGATTGCTATTTGGCAGTGGCTGGTGGCTTGGATGTGGAGGAGCCTGCGGCAGACCTGGGAGTGGCCGCGGCGGTGGTGGCCAGTTTCAGGGATCTGACTCTGCCTGCCGGCACCGTTCTGCTCGGTGAGCTAGGCCTGGGGGGGCAGCTGCGATCGGTAGGTCAGCTGGAGTTGCGCCTGCAGGAGGCGGTTCGTCTTGGTTTCAGACGTGCTGTCGTGCCACGTGGAAGCGGCCTAGGCCCGGTGGCTGCAAGCCTCGATCTAGAACTGCTGGAGGCGGGATCGATTACTGAAGCTCTCGTGCTGGGGTTGGGTGTGAACCCTGAAGACAGTGAGGCCTGA
- a CDS encoding YdcF family protein — translation MGLGRRSLLLCASVLAGAAVAGPLRPFMEAALTNHQPQRILVLGGDADRERMGLHLARRMNLPLVVSGGTNPEYAQYLVLDAGLAQDRVRLDYRAKDTLGNFTSLVDELQQDGVHHLLLVTSEDHLPRAMAVGGIVAGSRGIRLTGVPVSCNPKCRDESLGKRVGDGLRAAVWVITGRDFKPWARRNWPQLFSAH, via the coding sequence ATGGGGCTAGGTCGACGCTCGCTGCTTCTCTGTGCGTCCGTTCTGGCTGGAGCCGCTGTTGCTGGTCCCCTGCGCCCCTTCATGGAAGCTGCTCTCACGAATCATCAGCCCCAGCGGATTTTGGTTCTCGGAGGCGATGCTGATCGTGAGCGCATGGGTCTGCATCTGGCACGCCGGATGAACCTGCCACTGGTCGTAAGCGGGGGGACCAATCCTGAATACGCCCAGTACCTGGTCCTTGATGCTGGTCTCGCACAGGACAGGGTTCGCTTGGATTACAGAGCGAAGGACACGCTCGGAAATTTCACGTCGCTGGTGGATGAACTTCAGCAAGATGGGGTGCATCATCTGCTCTTGGTCACAAGCGAAGACCATCTGCCGCGGGCCATGGCTGTAGGCGGCATCGTTGCTGGAAGTCGTGGAATCCGGCTTACAGGTGTTCCAGTCAGTTGTAATCCCAAATGCCGTGATGAAAGTCTGGGCAAGCGGGTTGGAGATGGATTACGCGCTGCTGTCTGGGTCATCACCGGTCGTGATTTCAAGCCCTGGGCTCGCAGAAACTGGCCTCAGCTGTTCAGTGCTCACTAA
- the plsX gene encoding phosphate acyltransferase PlsX produces MLPKDPDLTPDAAPRIKARRSKAVRRLVIWYRRNAAVTTLVDTATTSANAAGNVAGSVTSMAGTVVNSAGSMAGSVLQPVMDPLRRLQGGIPGEELEIDDSDRIWMAVDGMGGDSAPVPILEGCLQAIERLAVKIRFVGETDRVLKAAAAAGLDEALQAAVDAGLLELVTSGPSVEMHEEATVVRRKRDASINVAMDLVKRGEAQAIYSAGNSGAVMASAIFRLGRLAGIDRPAIGALFPTKDPGQPVLVLDVGANMDCKPSYLHQFALLGDIYCRDVLQVSQPRIGLLNIGEEECKGNDLAVRTHALLAEESRLHFAGNCEGRDVLSGEFDVVVCDGFTGNVLLKFLESVGSVLLGVLRAELPRGRRGKVGSAFLRSNLKRIKKRLDHAEHGGALLLGVNGICVIGHGSSKALSVVSALRLAHSAASHGVMDHLAQLGAKATSRA; encoded by the coding sequence TTGCTCCCGAAGGATCCTGACCTCACCCCGGACGCTGCGCCGAGGATCAAAGCCCGCCGGTCCAAGGCTGTTCGCCGCCTTGTGATTTGGTATCGGCGCAATGCTGCAGTAACCACCCTGGTGGACACAGCAACCACTTCAGCCAATGCCGCTGGCAATGTGGCAGGCTCCGTCACCTCCATGGCGGGAACGGTGGTAAACAGCGCCGGCAGCATGGCTGGCTCAGTCCTGCAGCCTGTGATGGATCCGCTCCGACGCCTTCAGGGCGGGATCCCAGGCGAGGAACTCGAGATCGACGACAGCGACCGCATCTGGATGGCCGTGGACGGCATGGGAGGGGACAGCGCCCCTGTTCCAATTCTTGAGGGATGCCTCCAGGCCATCGAACGGCTGGCCGTGAAAATCCGCTTCGTCGGTGAAACGGACCGGGTGCTGAAAGCTGCCGCCGCCGCAGGACTGGATGAAGCCTTGCAGGCGGCGGTCGATGCAGGCCTACTGGAGCTGGTCACCAGCGGCCCCTCCGTGGAAATGCATGAGGAGGCCACGGTGGTGCGACGCAAACGCGACGCCAGCATCAACGTGGCCATGGATCTCGTAAAGCGAGGCGAGGCCCAAGCCATCTACTCCGCAGGCAACTCTGGGGCCGTCATGGCTTCCGCCATTTTCCGGCTAGGACGACTGGCCGGCATCGACCGGCCCGCCATCGGAGCACTGTTTCCCACCAAAGATCCCGGACAGCCAGTGCTGGTTCTCGATGTCGGAGCCAACATGGATTGCAAGCCCTCCTACCTGCACCAATTCGCCCTGCTGGGAGACATCTACTGCAGGGATGTGCTGCAGGTCAGCCAACCCAGGATCGGATTGCTCAACATCGGCGAGGAGGAGTGCAAGGGCAATGACCTTGCAGTTCGCACCCATGCGTTGCTGGCCGAGGAATCACGTCTGCACTTCGCTGGCAATTGTGAGGGTCGTGATGTGCTGTCGGGTGAGTTCGATGTGGTGGTCTGTGACGGCTTCACCGGCAATGTTCTACTCAAGTTCCTTGAGTCGGTTGGCAGCGTGCTGCTTGGTGTCCTCAGAGCCGAACTGCCGCGTGGTCGTCGAGGCAAAGTGGGTTCCGCTTTCTTGCGAAGCAACCTCAAGCGCATCAAAAAGCGGTTGGATCATGCCGAACATGGCGGAGCACTGCTACTAGGCGTGAACGGCATCTGCGTGATTGGCCACGGCAGCAGCAAGGCCTTGTCAGTGGTCAGTGCCTTAAGACTGGCGCATTCCGCTGCAAGTCATGGCGTGATGGATCACCTGGCCCAGCTTGGGGCCAAAGCCACCTCGCGAGCATGA
- a CDS encoding lysophospholipid acyltransferase family protein, translating to MSSNLAANTSDLELLKAPRPSLAYRLVSGLLVFPVFRMLFRGRTRGNDNVPMGGPLVVVANHGSHLDPPLLGHALGRPVSFMAKAELFRIPLLGHVIRACGAYPVKRGASDREAIRTATARLKEGWAIGVFLDGTRQSDGRVNQPMPGAALLAARSGAPLLPVAILNSHRALGMRRNLPRLVRLEMRIGAPIPAPNSRRKPDLEATTRELQRRINALLDHVPLD from the coding sequence GTGAGCAGCAACCTTGCAGCCAACACCAGCGACCTGGAGTTACTGAAGGCGCCACGTCCAAGCCTGGCCTACAGGTTGGTCAGTGGCTTGCTGGTGTTTCCTGTGTTCAGGATGCTGTTCCGAGGACGCACCCGCGGCAACGACAACGTGCCGATGGGGGGACCTCTGGTGGTTGTGGCCAACCATGGATCGCATCTCGATCCACCCTTGCTTGGCCATGCTCTGGGGCGACCGGTGTCGTTCATGGCCAAAGCCGAGTTGTTCCGCATCCCGCTTCTGGGCCATGTGATCCGAGCCTGCGGCGCCTATCCGGTGAAGCGTGGAGCGAGCGACCGTGAAGCCATTCGCACAGCCACCGCAAGACTCAAAGAAGGCTGGGCCATCGGCGTCTTTCTCGATGGGACCCGACAGTCGGATGGGCGCGTGAACCAGCCCATGCCGGGCGCAGCTCTCCTGGCGGCGAGATCAGGAGCTCCCCTTCTGCCTGTCGCCATTCTCAACAGCCACAGAGCTCTTGGCATGAGACGCAATCTGCCGCGATTAGTGAGGCTTGAAATGCGAATTGGCGCACCGATTCCCGCACCGAACAGCAGGCGAAAACCGGACTTGGAAGCGACCACACGCGAACTACAGAGACGCATCAACGCCCTTCTCGATCACGTCCCGCTCGATTAG
- a CDS encoding heavy metal translocating P-type ATPase codes for MSAATSHPHEPTADSHAVLLDVEGMKCGACVRAVERTLLAQPGVKEASVNLVTRSAWLRLESEETTASEPLLDQVLAALDGRGFSAKPRQSALGSQDTESERNRGWWLQWRQLMVALVLLLLSVLGHLAEAGTLALPLIGTLAFHASLATIALLGPGRPILASGWSAVRNGVPSMDTLVSLGVGSAYLASLVALIWPSVGWPCFFNEPVMLLGFVLLGRFLEERARRRTGRALQDLAALQPNTARLLMADSTVREVPVAVLRPGESIQLLAGDRIPVDGVVSNGRSAIDLSSLTGEPLPLEAEPGTELNSGCLNLEATLEMKVQRVGSDTALARIIALVEQAQARRAPIQGLADRVAGRFCYGVVSLAVLTFLFWWQLGSRLWPQVLEVPVVLMDHGHDQALHGAMGAGAQTPFGLGLQLAIAVLVVACPCALGLATPTVITVSSGLAARQGWLFRGGDVIEQSASIQRMVFDKTGTLTLGRPLVDAVIASEDPSRTIQLAASLEQTSRHPLAHALLQEAQRLNLTLLPVTASRTLPGSGMEGTLDSLQGQLRVGSPEWLQHEGVVWSEHQWRALEEALKRGQTLVAVGLDSEPLGVVAIDDRLRPDAPVALQRLRDQGLKLGMLSGDRRQAVEKIAQMLGFADDELAWQLLPNQKLEHLEHWRKNETVGMVGDGINDAPALAAADLGIAVGTGTQIAQDTADLVLLGDRLEALPEALTLARRTMAKIRQNLFWAFGYNMIALPVAAGVLLPGFNLLLSPPLAALLMALSSVSVVLNALSLSIR; via the coding sequence GTGTCAGCAGCGACTTCCCATCCCCATGAGCCAACCGCCGACTCCCATGCGGTGTTATTGGATGTGGAGGGGATGAAATGTGGCGCCTGCGTTCGTGCTGTCGAACGCACCCTTCTGGCTCAGCCAGGTGTGAAGGAGGCCAGCGTCAACCTCGTGACACGTAGTGCTTGGCTGCGACTGGAGAGTGAGGAAACCACGGCGTCTGAGCCATTGCTGGATCAGGTGCTGGCGGCTCTTGATGGCCGTGGTTTTTCCGCGAAGCCCCGTCAGAGCGCACTGGGTTCTCAAGACACGGAGTCAGAAAGAAACAGAGGTTGGTGGCTGCAGTGGCGACAGCTGATGGTCGCTTTGGTGTTGTTGCTGTTGTCTGTGCTTGGTCATCTGGCTGAGGCCGGAACGCTTGCATTGCCGTTGATCGGCACACTCGCCTTCCATGCCAGCCTGGCCACGATTGCTCTGCTCGGGCCGGGACGCCCGATCCTTGCGAGCGGCTGGTCTGCGGTTCGCAATGGTGTGCCCAGCATGGACACGCTGGTCAGCCTGGGCGTCGGCAGCGCCTATCTGGCCAGTCTTGTGGCGCTGATCTGGCCTTCGGTGGGGTGGCCCTGTTTCTTCAACGAACCGGTGATGCTTCTCGGCTTCGTGCTGCTGGGGCGATTCCTTGAGGAACGCGCCCGTCGGAGAACGGGAAGAGCACTCCAAGATCTTGCTGCACTACAGCCGAACACCGCCCGCCTGCTGATGGCGGATTCAACGGTTCGAGAGGTACCAGTTGCGGTGCTCCGACCCGGCGAATCGATCCAGCTGCTTGCTGGGGACAGAATTCCTGTAGATGGAGTGGTGAGCAACGGCCGCTCTGCAATCGATCTGTCGAGCCTCACCGGGGAGCCCCTGCCTCTCGAGGCCGAGCCCGGTACTGAGTTGAATTCCGGTTGCCTCAACCTCGAGGCCACTCTTGAAATGAAGGTTCAGCGTGTCGGCAGTGACACAGCTCTGGCCAGGATTATTGCCCTTGTGGAGCAGGCACAGGCCAGACGAGCTCCCATCCAGGGGCTTGCTGACAGGGTCGCGGGACGGTTCTGTTACGGCGTTGTCAGCCTGGCGGTGTTGACCTTTCTGTTCTGGTGGCAGCTGGGTAGTCGTCTCTGGCCGCAGGTTCTGGAAGTCCCTGTCGTTCTGATGGACCACGGTCATGATCAGGCTCTTCACGGTGCAATGGGTGCCGGGGCGCAGACGCCGTTCGGACTCGGACTCCAGTTGGCCATTGCCGTGCTTGTGGTGGCCTGCCCATGCGCCCTCGGTCTAGCGACCCCCACCGTGATCACAGTCTCCTCCGGACTCGCTGCACGTCAGGGTTGGCTGTTCCGCGGCGGGGACGTCATTGAGCAGTCCGCGTCTATCCAGCGAATGGTCTTTGACAAGACAGGAACGCTCACTCTGGGTCGTCCGCTTGTGGATGCGGTGATAGCCAGTGAGGATCCCTCCCGCACCATTCAACTGGCAGCGAGCCTGGAACAAACGAGCCGTCATCCTCTTGCCCATGCTCTGTTGCAGGAGGCTCAGCGGCTCAATCTCACACTGTTGCCAGTCACGGCCAGTCGGACCCTGCCAGGTTCAGGCATGGAAGGCACACTCGACTCTCTTCAGGGGCAACTGCGCGTGGGCTCTCCCGAATGGCTGCAGCATGAGGGTGTGGTGTGGTCTGAACACCAATGGCGTGCGCTTGAGGAAGCTCTGAAGCGTGGACAGACTCTCGTGGCCGTTGGTCTGGATTCCGAGCCGCTGGGAGTGGTGGCTATTGATGACCGCCTCAGGCCCGATGCCCCTGTTGCTCTGCAGCGCCTCAGGGATCAGGGGCTGAAACTGGGGATGCTTAGTGGGGATCGCCGTCAGGCGGTTGAAAAGATCGCCCAGATGCTCGGCTTCGCCGACGACGAACTGGCGTGGCAACTCCTGCCCAATCAGAAGCTGGAGCACCTCGAACATTGGCGCAAAAACGAGACGGTGGGAATGGTTGGGGACGGCATTAACGATGCGCCTGCCTTAGCTGCGGCGGATCTGGGAATCGCCGTGGGTACTGGAACTCAGATTGCCCAGGACACAGCAGATCTGGTGTTGCTTGGTGATCGGCTCGAGGCTCTGCCGGAAGCCCTGACTCTGGCCAGACGCACGATGGCCAAGATTCGACAGAACCTGTTCTGGGCATTCGGCTACAACATGATCGCTTTGCCTGTCGCAGCAGGCGTTCTGTTGCCAGGATTCAACCTGCTGTTGTCTCCGCCGCTTGCGGCACTGCTCATGGCTCTCAGCTCCGTGTCGGTGGTTCTGAATGCCCTCAGCCTGAGTATCCGCTGA
- a CDS encoding photosystem I assembly protein Ycf3, producing the protein MPRSNRNDNFIDKSFTVMADLIVKLLPINARAKEAYVYYRDGLSAQNDGDYAEALENYEESLKLEENPIDRGETLKNMAIIYMSNGEEDRAIETYQQALDENPKQPSCLKNMGLIYEKRGRIAEEEGRRDEADVWLDKAAEAWTQAVRLNPGGYLDIENWLKSSGRSNVDVYF; encoded by the coding sequence GTGCCACGCAGCAACCGCAACGACAACTTCATCGACAAGAGCTTCACGGTCATGGCCGACCTGATCGTGAAGCTGCTGCCGATTAACGCCCGGGCCAAGGAGGCCTATGTGTACTACCGCGACGGCCTGTCCGCGCAAAATGACGGCGATTATGCCGAAGCTCTCGAGAATTATGAAGAGAGCCTAAAGCTTGAGGAAAACCCGATCGATCGTGGAGAAACCCTCAAGAACATGGCGATCATCTACATGAGCAACGGCGAAGAAGACAGGGCCATCGAGACCTATCAACAGGCTCTTGATGAAAACCCCAAACAGCCGTCCTGCCTTAAAAATATGGGACTGATCTACGAAAAGCGCGGTCGAATTGCTGAAGAGGAGGGTCGGCGCGATGAAGCAGACGTCTGGCTTGATAAAGCAGCTGAAGCCTGGACGCAGGCAGTGCGATTGAATCCAGGGGGATATCTGGATATCGAGAACTGGCTCAAATCCAGCGGACGCAGCAACGTGGATGTCTACTTCTGA
- the tmk gene encoding dTMP kinase produces the protein MSGRFLVLEGIDGCGKTTQLRQLADWLPDSGLMPSGAQLHLTREPGGTPLGRALRELLLSPPDESAPGPTAELLLYAADRAQHVERLIRPALNRGDWVLSDRFSGSTVAYQGDGRGLDLQTILDLERIATAGVTPDLTFWLDLPLQESLKRRGARIDDRIEAEGESFLARVSEGFQRLSAERGWAPVAADQSADQVQQVIRGLLKDWLAQALL, from the coding sequence ATGTCTGGACGTTTTCTGGTGCTTGAAGGCATCGATGGCTGCGGCAAAACCACGCAGCTACGTCAACTGGCCGACTGGCTTCCAGACAGTGGTCTGATGCCGTCCGGAGCGCAGCTGCATCTCACGCGTGAACCTGGCGGGACTCCTCTTGGTCGTGCGTTACGCGAGCTTTTGCTTAGTCCACCGGACGAGTCGGCTCCAGGTCCCACCGCTGAATTGCTGCTTTATGCCGCAGATCGTGCTCAGCATGTTGAACGCTTGATCCGCCCTGCCTTGAATCGTGGGGACTGGGTTCTGAGCGATCGTTTCAGCGGATCGACCGTCGCTTATCAGGGTGATGGTCGGGGGCTGGATCTGCAAACCATCCTTGATCTGGAGCGAATCGCCACGGCTGGTGTCACTCCAGATCTCACCTTCTGGCTTGATCTGCCACTGCAGGAGAGCCTCAAACGTCGCGGCGCCCGCATCGATGATCGGATTGAAGCGGAAGGAGAGTCTTTTCTGGCCCGGGTGTCAGAGGGCTTCCAGCGTCTATCCGCTGAGCGTGGCTGGGCTCCGGTGGCAGCGGACCAGAGCGCTGATCAGGTGCAGCAGGTCATTCGTGGCCTGCTGAAAGATTGGCTTGCACAGGCATTGCTGTGA
- a CDS encoding beta-ketoacyl-ACP synthase III yields MAGASPHSRGVALIGSGSAQAAQVITNSQLGLRVETSDEWIRSRTGISTRRVSSADQRLSDLAAEAGRSALEMAGWSADSLDLVLLATSTPDDLFGSAPSIQAALGASNAVAFDLTAACSGFLFSLVTAAQYLRTGAMRRALVIGADQLSRFVDWDDRRSCVLFGDGAGAVALEAADDDGLLGFLLRSDGARGGVLNLPALDSDEPLAADARHRQGGYRPIEMNGQEVYKFAVREVPAVLQCLLERCEVGPETVDWLLLHQANQRILDAVADRFAIPRTKVLSNLAHYGNTSAATIPLVLDEAVRGGQIQPGHLLASSGFGAGLSWGAALFRWQGPA; encoded by the coding sequence TTGGCTGGAGCATCACCGCACTCTCGAGGCGTCGCTCTCATCGGCAGCGGCAGCGCTCAGGCAGCCCAGGTGATCACAAACAGCCAGCTGGGTCTGCGTGTGGAGACCAGCGATGAGTGGATTCGTAGCCGCACAGGCATCTCCACGCGACGAGTGAGCAGCGCCGATCAGCGCCTGAGCGACCTTGCGGCTGAAGCGGGCCGATCTGCCTTGGAGATGGCCGGATGGTCCGCCGACAGCCTCGACTTGGTCTTGCTGGCGACTTCAACACCGGATGATCTGTTTGGCTCAGCCCCTTCAATACAGGCCGCGCTTGGGGCTTCGAATGCCGTGGCTTTTGATCTCACAGCCGCCTGCAGCGGCTTTTTGTTCTCACTGGTAACGGCCGCTCAGTACCTGCGCACAGGCGCGATGAGGCGAGCCCTTGTGATCGGCGCCGACCAGTTGAGTCGTTTCGTGGACTGGGATGACCGACGCAGCTGCGTGCTCTTCGGCGATGGTGCCGGAGCTGTCGCCCTTGAAGCCGCCGATGACGACGGACTCCTGGGTTTTCTGCTGCGCAGCGATGGCGCACGCGGTGGCGTACTCAACCTGCCTGCTCTCGACAGCGATGAGCCCCTAGCAGCCGATGCACGCCATCGTCAGGGTGGCTACCGGCCGATCGAGATGAATGGTCAGGAGGTGTACAAATTCGCCGTGCGTGAAGTCCCGGCAGTTCTGCAATGCCTGCTTGAACGCTGTGAAGTTGGCCCTGAGACTGTCGACTGGCTGCTCCTGCATCAAGCTAATCAGCGCATCCTCGATGCCGTTGCCGATCGTTTTGCGATTCCCAGGACCAAGGTGCTGAGCAACCTGGCGCATTACGGCAACACCTCCGCGGCAACCATCCCTCTGGTTCTCGATGAAGCAGTGCGAGGTGGCCAGATCCAACCCGGACACCTCCTGGCCAGCAGCGGGTTTGGAGCTGGCCTGAGTTGGGGAGCAGCCCTATTCCGCTGGCAGGGTCCCGCTTAG
- the rpaB gene encoding response regulator transcription factor RpaB, producing MTASAPSTSKETILVVDDEASIRRILETRLSMIGYNVVTACDGTEALESFQECNPDLVVLDVMMPKLDGYGVCQELRKESDVPIVMLTALGDVADRITGLELGADDYVIKPFSPKELEARIRCVLRRVEKEHAAGIPNSGVIQVSDLKIDTNKRQVFRNDERIRLTGMEFSLLELLVSRSGEPFSRGEILKEVWGYTPERHVDTRVVDVHISRLRSKLEDDPANPELILTARGTGYLFQRIIDSVAPEGS from the coding sequence ATGACGGCCTCAGCACCCTCCACATCTAAGGAAACCATCCTCGTAGTGGATGACGAGGCCAGCATCCGCAGGATCCTCGAAACCCGGCTCTCGATGATCGGGTACAACGTTGTCACGGCCTGTGACGGGACCGAGGCCCTGGAAAGCTTCCAGGAATGCAACCCGGACCTGGTCGTACTCGACGTGATGATGCCGAAGCTGGACGGCTACGGGGTCTGCCAGGAACTGCGCAAAGAGTCGGATGTTCCGATCGTGATGCTCACAGCTCTCGGCGATGTCGCCGACCGGATCACTGGTTTGGAGCTCGGAGCCGATGACTATGTGATCAAACCCTTCAGCCCGAAAGAGCTTGAGGCTCGGATCCGCTGCGTTCTGCGCCGTGTGGAAAAAGAGCATGCTGCCGGCATCCCCAACTCTGGGGTGATCCAGGTCTCAGACTTGAAGATCGACACCAACAAGCGGCAGGTGTTCCGCAACGATGAGCGGATCCGTCTCACCGGGATGGAGTTCAGCCTGCTTGAACTGCTCGTGAGCCGATCAGGTGAACCGTTCAGTCGCGGTGAGATCCTTAAGGAGGTTTGGGGTTACACCCCTGAACGCCATGTCGATACCCGGGTCGTGGATGTCCACATCTCACGTCTTCGTTCCAAATTGGAAGACGATCCGGCCAACCCCGAGCTGATCCTCACCGCTCGCGGCACCGGCTACTTGTTCCAGCGCATCATCGATTCTGTTGCTCCCGAAGGATCCTGA
- the fabD gene encoding ACP S-malonyltransferase, with product MSIAWVFPGQGSQKQGMADPILSLPGAEERFVLASKLLGRDLLSICRGEGSDASSPSDLNDTRNTQPALFAVESLIVDELLRQGRQPDLVAGHSLGELVALYAAGVFDAATGLELMQRRSELMASAGGGAMTAVIGFDRSQLEALVESAEGVVIANDNSDAQVVLSGSPEAVNALSEALTCKRAIPLAVSGAFHSPFMAQAADAFSSHLDSVAFEDARFPVFSNTDPTPCRDATELKQRLRRQMITGVRWRETMAGMTSSGVETLIEIGPGNVLSGLAKRAMKGVTTSQLASAGDLGL from the coding sequence ATGTCGATCGCCTGGGTGTTCCCCGGTCAGGGGTCTCAGAAACAGGGCATGGCCGATCCCATCCTCAGCCTGCCGGGTGCGGAGGAACGTTTCGTTCTGGCTTCCAAGCTGCTCGGGAGAGACCTTCTCTCAATCTGCAGAGGTGAAGGCTCAGATGCCAGCAGCCCCTCTGATCTGAACGACACCCGGAACACCCAGCCGGCTTTGTTTGCGGTGGAATCCCTGATTGTGGATGAATTGCTGCGTCAAGGGAGGCAACCCGACCTGGTGGCGGGGCACAGCCTTGGAGAGTTGGTGGCGCTCTACGCGGCTGGTGTGTTCGATGCCGCCACGGGCCTGGAGCTGATGCAACGCCGATCAGAGCTCATGGCAAGCGCAGGAGGAGGGGCCATGACGGCAGTGATCGGATTCGACCGCAGCCAACTGGAGGCCCTTGTGGAGTCCGCTGAGGGTGTGGTGATTGCCAACGACAACAGTGATGCCCAGGTGGTGCTATCAGGCAGCCCAGAAGCTGTGAACGCGCTGAGCGAAGCACTCACCTGCAAGAGAGCCATTCCCCTCGCCGTTTCAGGGGCCTTTCATTCCCCTTTCATGGCGCAGGCGGCAGACGCCTTCTCCTCCCATCTCGACAGTGTGGCCTTCGAGGACGCGCGCTTCCCGGTCTTCAGTAACACCGACCCCACACCGTGCCGCGATGCCACAGAGCTAAAGCAACGACTGCGTCGCCAGATGATTACTGGCGTGCGCTGGCGAGAAACGATGGCAGGAATGACTTCTTCCGGCGTGGAGACGCTCATCGAGATCGGTCCAGGCAATGTGCTCAGCGGTCTGGCCAAACGTGCCATGAAAGGGGTCACCACGTCACAGCTGGCGAGCGCTGGCGACTTAGGTCTTTGA